From a single Arachis hypogaea cultivar Tifrunner chromosome 3, arahy.Tifrunner.gnm2.J5K5, whole genome shotgun sequence genomic region:
- the LOC112735553 gene encoding uncharacterized protein, with the protein MDPTQNSEQFRMNQGNSFQGLDPLGIATFLNHISSIQAHLNRNGSNPSQDSSSHFYLHPSENTSIPLIHTILDGKNYSSWSNAMLLALKSKNKLKFVDGSLKKPDKNDPLFELWDRCNTYVLAWIKILLNPEITQSVMWNKVAYELWEELYGTRQGEMSVTQYFTKLKSLWEEFDDFRPIPPCNCESVCTCGLGEMRKYRMEDHVTRFLRGLNEQFANGRAQVMLMEPLPDLKAVFSMMTRQERQNQSMDDTIDPKILLHSTNSFNTAETSQGRGRGKGRGGRFQGSIDKHGLGVVNFSAEINGDGIDDSGCEEKNGTSNVEFTPEQKSTLLALLNRGEAKQIHSANQITTLEQVPHQGNLVHIMHFKSSVLALNISASKHGSRIIDTGANVHVSYCLEDFQTHFKIAPIIIRLLNGAQIISNIAGTIKFLNKLYLTNALYIPSFNFKLISVSKDTKHLHCKMSFTDDDCEIQDLLSKKMIGAARVCGGLYTLNCDAA; encoded by the exons ATGGATCCAACTCAAAATTCAGAGCAATTCCGAATGAACCAAGGCAATTCCTTCCAGGGCCTCGATCCTCTAGGTATCGCGACGTTCTTGAACCATATCTCATCGATTCAGGCTCACCTCAACAGGAATGGCAGCAACCCTAGCCAAGATTCATCGAGCCACTTCTACCTTCATCCTTCCGAAAATACTAGTATTCCCCTCATCCATACCATTCTTGATGGCAAGAATTACAGTAGTTGGAGCAATGCGATGTTGTTAGCCCTAAAATCGAAAAACAAGCTGAAATTTGTTGATGGAAGTTTAAAGAAACCTGATAAGAATGATCCATTATTTGAACTGTGGGATAGATGTAATACATATGTCTTAGCCTGGATTAAAATCTTGCTGAACCCTGAAATCACCCAAAGCGTGATGTGGAACAAGGTTGCATATGAGCTATGGGAGGAGCTATACGGAACAAGACAAGGAGAAATGAGCGTGACACAATACTTCACAAAACTGAAGTCACTGTGGGAAGAATTTGATGATTTCAGGCCAATTCCACCCTGCAATTGTGAATCTGTGTGTACTTGTGGATTAGGAGAAATGCGAAAATATAGAATGGAAGATCATGTAACTAGATTCTTAAGAGGACTTAATGAACAGTTTGCGAATGGTAGAGCTCAGGTCATGCTAATGGAGCCACTGCCAGATTTAAAGGCTGTGTTTTCCATGATGACTAGACAAGAAAGGCAAAACCAGTCCATGGATGATACCATAGACCCCAAGATCTTATTACACTCTACCAATTCCTTCAACACAGCTGAGACCTCACAAGGCAGAGGGAGAGGAAAAGGTAGAGGAGGTAGATTCCAAGGCTCT ATAGACAAACATGGTTTGGGAGTAGTGAATTTCAGTGCTGAAATAAATGGCGATGGCATTGATGATTCTGGCTGTGAGGAAAAaaatggaacttccaatgttgaGTTTACTCCAGAGCAGAAATCAACCCTACTAGCTTTACTCAACAGGGGAGAGGCAAAGCAGATCCACAGTGCTAACCAAATCACAACCCTGGAACAAGTACCTCATCAAGGTAACTTGGTGCATATCATGCATTTTAAGTCAAGCGTGTTGGCTTTAAACATTTCTGCATCAAAACATGGTTCTCGGATAATAGATACAGGAGCTAATGTTCACGTATCCTATTGCCTAGAAGATTTTCAAACTCATTTCAAGATAGCTCCTATAATCATTCGGTTGCTTAATGGTGCACAAATCATTAGCAATATAGCTGGAACTATCAAATTTTTAAACAAACTGTACCTCACAAATGCATTATACATcccatctttcaatttcaaattgATATCAGtatcaaaagacacaaaacatttGCATTGTAAAATGAGTTTCACTGATGACGATTGTGAGATACAGGATTTACTCTCGAAGAAGATGATTGGAGCAGCTAGAGTGTGTGGTGGCCTTTATACCTTGAACTGTGATGCTGCGTGA
- the LOC112735554 gene encoding uncharacterized mitochondrial protein AtMg00240-like, which translates to MDILKDAGFENCKPASTPMDCSTKLSKTEGVPLSDSIEYRRLVGKLLYLTNTRPNISFAIGKLSQYLDHPTTSHLSVVHRILRYTKASPATGIVFSATSDLCVTGFADSDWVACPDSRRSVTAYCFYIGTALVS; encoded by the coding sequence ATGGACATCTTGAAGGATGCTGGTTTTGAGAACTGCAAGCCTGCTTCTACCCCTATGGACTGCAGTACCAAACTCAGCAAAACTGAAGGTGTTCCCCTCTCAGATTCTATAGAATATCGAAGGTTAGTTGGCAAATTGCTCTATTTGACCAACACCCGACCTAACATTAGCTTTGCCATTGGAAAGTTGAGTCAATACCTTGACCACCCCACTACTTCTCACCTCAGTGTTGTCCATCGAATCCTCAGATACACCAAAGCTTCACCTGCCACTGGCATAGTGTTCTCGGCCACCTCTGATCTTTGTGTCACTGGATTTGCTGATTCTGATTGGGTGGCATGTCCTGATTCAAGAAGATCTGTGACAGCCTACTGCTTCTACATCGGCACTGCCCTGGTTTCATAG